The sequence ACGCACAAGATGACGATCAGGATCATCATCGCGGCAATAAAATAGATCTCGGCACGTCCGGCTCCGGGCATATGAACTTAGTTTAAGGTTCGAGGTTCAAAGTTCAAAGTTGCTCTGCTCCTCCCTTTGAACTTTGGAACCTTGAGCTCTGAACTTTCAGCTAATGCGGTGCCTGATTCGGCGGGAAAGACGCGTGCGGGTCGTCGCTTAGGAGATTTCGATAGATGTCGGGCAACGTGCGAACTTTTCGCTCCCAGTCGGTAAATACGTGGAGCGTTTCGGCCTCGGCGATCAGCGTATCGTCGCTGTCGCGATAGACCTGATACACAAAGGCGATGCTGCGGCTGCGGATATCACCGATCTTCGTCCGGATGGTCAGCACGTCCTCATAGAATGCCGGTGCTTTATAACGAATGTAGGTCTCGGCAACGATCATCAGGGCGTTGTCCTCATCCTCCATCTGCTTATACGAGAAACCGCGT is a genomic window of Chloracidobacterium sp. containing:
- a CDS encoding acyl-CoA thioesterase; the encoded protein is MDWHESKIRVRYAETDAMGIVHHANYLTWFEVGRSDFCRSRGFSYKQMEDEDNALMIVAETYIRYKAPAFYEDVLTIRTKIGDIRSRSIAFVYQVYRDSDDTLIAEAETLHVFTDWERKVRTLPDIYRNLLSDDPHASFPPNQAPH